The Deltaproteobacteria bacterium genomic interval CTTTACATTAAATGGGATACATAAGATAACTAAGATCATCAGCTTCTTAAATCTTTGCAGAGGTAAGATCGTCAGAAATAATAAACCGCCAAACAAAATAATAGAAGGCCCTGTTGGTAAATTAAATTCAAATGATAATAGAATTCCTGTAAATGAAATAATCCAACCAAAAAATGCAGCCAACAATATTTGTTTTTTAATAGCTCTGGCAAAAAGTTTGGCAATCATGGCTGGAATAATTAAAAAACCGAGTGCTAAGATTGTTCCCACAGAATAAAAGGAAAGAATTAAAACCCACAAAACCAGGAAGTAAAATATATTTTTTATTCGCGATTCAGAAATTTTTAAAAATTGACTGTACTCAGGGTCGACAATAGTTTGGATTAAAGATTTATAAATTAAACTAAAACCTATTAAAACTAGAATGCCTGACCCTGCAATAAGATATATCCACTCCTTAGGCATCAATAAAATATTACCAAAAAGAAAATGCATTAAATCGATTTTCACATCAGAAATTGATAGCAAAATAATACCCAAAGAACTTAATGTTAAATAAATTAAAGCGAGAACGCTGTCATCTTTTAAAAATGATTTTTCTGTAATCCAAAACATCAAGCCTAATACAACCAAGCCAGCGACGAGCCCACCGAGGAGAAGACCTAGCGTTGAAAAACCGAAGATCATCAAGGAGAGAGCCATTCCAGGTAACAAGGAATGGCTGATGGCATCTCCCATTAAACTCATCCGTTTAAGAGTCAAAAAAACCCCTAACGGAGCGGCAACAAGACTCAATAAGAAACTGGTCGTCACGGCATAAATGAAAAAATCGTTATTTAGTAATTCAAACATCAATCCACTTCCTGACTATGATGGAAACAGGGATCAATGATTCCTGAATCTACTTGGCTTAAAGAAAGGATTTGGTCACATTTCTCTGAAACGAATTTGGAATCATGAATGGATAACAGTATGGTTACCCCTTTTTTATTTAGTTCTATCAGAAGATTTTTTAGAGATACTGCCGTTGGCTCGTCAATATTGCTTAAGGGTTCATCCAAAATTAAAAATTGAGGTTGATTGACGATACTTCTTGCAAATAAAACCTTTTGAAATTGTCCTTGGGAAAGCTCATTTAAAAAAGATTTTTTTAAATTCAAAATTTGGCAACTTTCATAAACATCAAATGAATCTATGGCTGAAGCCTTTCTTCTTGCAAGCTCGACATATTCTTCAACGGTGATTGGGAAACTTCGGTCAATCGAATAAGACTGCGGTAAATAGCCAATAGACTCCGTATTTAAATGAACATGCCCTTTATAAGAAATAATACTTAAAATCGCTTTCAGAAAAGTACTCTTACCACTGCCGTTGCTTCCAGTAAGAGCTACAAATTGCCCAGGCTTAATAGAATAATTTAAATTATCAAAAATAGTTTTTTTACCAAATGCAACGGAAAGATGATGAACATCAAGAATGTTTTTCATTAGGACTGTTTTTTAAATTTATTTTTTATAAAAATCAACCTTTTAAACTCCTTAGAATTCTTTTAAATTCAACTGAAATTAAAACTAAAAAGAAACTGGGAACTAGAAAAAGTAAAGGTTTTATAAATGCCAGTTTCCATCCTTCTGAAATAAGCCCTCCTAAAGAGAGATAAGGGGGAATAATGCCAATTCCTAAATAAGAAAGAAAGCTCTCTAACAAGATAAAATGGGGTAGGTGCTGGATTACCGAAGTTTTTAAAAAATTTATAGTAAATTTAAAAAAATGAGTTTGAATGAGATCATAAAAGCTTGCTCCTAAAAGCTTGGAACTTAATATAAATTCTTTTTCCAAAATTTGTAAAATTTCTAATCTAACGATTCTCGCTATTGACATCCACGAAACTAATGAAATGGAAAGAATTAAACTAAATATAGATTTGATGATAAGATCCATATTTCTGAATAAGCTTTGCCAAAACAAGGCCAGAACACTTACAACTAAATAGCTTGGCAAGGCATCCAACAAATCGATACATCGAGGCAACCACACACTCACTCTAAATACTTTTAGAACGGATAGACTGCCAATTATAAACCCTAATAAATGGGCCAACATCATACTAAACAATGAAATCAAAACCGACAAATAGGTGCCCTGTATACATCTTAACAAATAGTCGCGCCCTAAAGAATCTGTACCTCCAAGATAAGACCAATTTGGAGCCAGTGAAATCACATTTACATTGACGACATTCATTCGGTTCCAAAATAAAATCGGGTAAGCTATAAAAACTAAGAATAAGAAAAATAAATTTAATTTCCTCATAAAGATTTCCTGTTCTCTACTTGAAGAAATAAAATGAAAATTTCAGATATTGAATTTACGACAAAATAAATGGTACCTAAAAAAATCACACAGCCTAAAATAAGGGGCAAGTCCCTATTACTCATGGCTTCCACAAAACTGAGTCCCACTCCAGGAATCGAATAAAATGACTCAACTAAAAAGTTTCCAGAAATGAGAGTTAGAAAAGTTGCCTGTGAAAAATTAATGACGGAAGGGACAATGTTTTTAAATGAATGCCTTGTGTAAATCTGAAACAGGGATAACCCCTTGGCCTTTGCCGTTAAATTATATTGGGCCTTTGTTTCAGAGGTCCATTTCTGTAAAATTAACTCTGTAAGCTGAAATAGAGGTTTCAATGAAATAATAAAGACAGCAAAAAGATAACTTTTGATATTTTCAGAGTCATACCTGGTTGGAACAAATTCGAATTTAAAGGCCATAATATATATTATCAAGGGAAGAAGAACTAATAAAGGGATCGAATTTAAGAAATTAATCGTATAACCAAGATACTTTCTTAGCCTTTTGCTTAGCAATGCCAGCATTGAAAACAACAAAGCGATTAATACAATAATCATAAAGGAAACAAGTAAAATTTTTATCGAGGACTGATACCTACTGAGAATAATTTCTTGGACTGTCATTTTAGGACTTTGATAAGAACTACCAAAATTGAATTGATATACCTTGAATAAATATTTTTTGAGTTCAAAAAAAAAATTTTCGCTTATCTGGCTTTTTTCAACAACAATAAATTCATCTTCGATATAACTGCCTGGAAGAAATTTTAAAAATAGAAAGGTAATCACTATTAAAAAATGGATAGAAATTAAAAATTTTAGTATTCCTTTAAAAATACTTTTAACGATTCTTAAACTCAGTTCCAGCATTATATCTCTTCCCAGGTTTCTTTTGTTGGTGCTTTTTCTTTTAGAGTAAATGGCAACTTACCAGATAAAAAAGGTACGTGATCAGGCTTTGTCGAACCGTTTGGAACGTACAACTGAGAATAAATATACGAATTCGTAATTACTTTTTTAACGTAGTTTCGTGTCTCTAGAAATGGAATGTGTTCTATAAATTCATCAGTCTCTAAATGACCAAATAATTGCAGCCAATTTTTTACCCGGTGCGGACCTGCATTATAGCTGGCGGCTACCAAAGGTAGGGCTTGATTGAATTTTTTATTTAATCGTTGCAAATACTTAGTACCGATTTTTATTGCCTGCTCTGGCTCTAATAAGTATTTCGGACTGAACTGTTTATCCCCTAAAATTTCAGCAATTCGATTTCCTGTGTAGGGCATTACTTGCATCAAGCCAAGAGCCCCTACTGGAGATATCGCCTCCATACGATATTGGCTTTCGGCTTTCATGATACTCCAAACTAATTCACGATTGACATCAAATTCCTTTGCATATCTATCTACGATTTGCGGGTAGGCCCTAGGAAAGGCATATTCCCATAACTGCTTTCCTTGATTCATTCCTAATTGTACTTTCACCTTGTTAAAATAAATTTGGCTGATATGACTGGATCGGTAATAT includes:
- a CDS encoding metal ABC transporter permease — its product is MFELLNNDFFIYAVTTSFLLSLVAAPLGVFLTLKRMSLMGDAISHSLLPGMALSLMIFGFSTLGLLLGGLVAGLVVLGLMFWITEKSFLKDDSVLALIYLTLSSLGIILLSISDVKIDLMHFLFGNILLMPKEWIYLIAGSGILVLIGFSLIYKSLIQTIVDPEYSQFLKISESRIKNIFYFLVLWVLILSFYSVGTILALGFLIIPAMIAKLFARAIKKQILLAAFFGWIISFTGILLSFEFNLPTGPSIILFGGLLFLTILPLQRFKKLMILVILCIPFNVKADSNSNIHGPRVLYSFSLLKSIGDELLEGVTTQTLGVDSLIPAEKSIHSYSILPTDTVKLKSANLFFVIGLGFENFNISDMVKRFPTLKIVNLSENIPYLKDKDPHIWNHPLNVIYICKRILKELLLLLPEEKEKLNSNFKRFETSILSLHRKYLKLFNEISLKQIIVSHNSFSYLGMAYQIDIFSPSGFASHDHAKPIELIQLRKLIEKNKKIPIFREESANNSYIEHLAKEAKIPISGTLNGESFSVSKDKKFRYQNYLLSNLEMIYRALEK
- a CDS encoding ABC transporter permease, translating into MLELSLRIVKSIFKGILKFLISIHFLIVITFLFLKFLPGSYIEDEFIVVEKSQISENFFFELKKYLFKVYQFNFGSSYQSPKMTVQEIILSRYQSSIKILLVSFMIIVLIALLFSMLALLSKRLRKYLGYTINFLNSIPLLVLLPLIIYIMAFKFEFVPTRYDSENIKSYLFAVFIISLKPLFQLTELILQKWTSETKAQYNLTAKAKGLSLFQIYTRHSFKNIVPSVINFSQATFLTLISGNFLVESFYSIPGVGLSFVEAMSNRDLPLILGCVIFLGTIYFVVNSISEIFILFLQVENRKSL
- a CDS encoding ABC transporter permease, with product MRKLNLFFLFLVFIAYPILFWNRMNVVNVNVISLAPNWSYLGGTDSLGRDYLLRCIQGTYLSVLISLFSMMLAHLLGFIIGSLSVLKVFRVSVWLPRCIDLLDALPSYLVVSVLALFWQSLFRNMDLIIKSIFSLILSISLVSWMSIARIVRLEILQILEKEFILSSKLLGASFYDLIQTHFFKFTINFLKTSVIQHLPHFILLESFLSYLGIGIIPPYLSLGGLISEGWKLAFIKPLLFLVPSFFLVLISVEFKRILRSLKG
- a CDS encoding metal ABC transporter ATP-binding protein; protein product: MKNILDVHHLSVAFGKKTIFDNLNYSIKPGQFVALTGSNGSGKSTFLKAILSIISYKGHVHLNTESIGYLPQSYSIDRSFPITVEEYVELARRKASAIDSFDVYESCQILNLKKSFLNELSQGQFQKVLFARSIVNQPQFLILDEPLSNIDEPTAVSLKNLLIELNKKGVTILLSIHDSKFVSEKCDQILSLSQVDSGIIDPCFHHSQEVD